The Pseudomonas sp. DG56-2 genome contains a region encoding:
- the clsB gene encoding cardiolipin synthase ClsB gives MNGQWRKDNQVQLLINGEAYFPSVFAAIEQAREEILLETFIIFEDKVGRQLQQLLIDAAQRGVRVKMLVDGYGTADLSYDYLKALSDAGVHLQAFDPRPKRLGMRTNLFRRLHRKILVIDGEVGFVGGINYSADHLDDFGPMAKQDYAVQVRGPIVSDLRNSTLTLLDESARLHPRSRRWWQRALPLAADSDQASMILCIRDNQDHPNDIERHYLKALECAKERIIIANAYFFPGYRLLRTLRNAARRGVKVTLILQGMPDMPLVRLCSRLLYNYLLRDGVQIFEYCERPLHGKVALVDRHWSTVGSSNLDPLSLSLNLEANLVIHDTALNERLHEHLQELSDQRCKSVNLQRVLRGYWWRAPLIFLSFHFIRHFPAIVGWLPAHVPRLQPLLRDHPSTGKTI, from the coding sequence GTGAACGGCCAATGGCGCAAAGACAATCAGGTTCAACTATTGATCAATGGTGAGGCGTATTTCCCCAGCGTCTTTGCCGCCATCGAGCAGGCGCGCGAGGAGATCCTGCTGGAAACCTTCATCATTTTCGAAGACAAGGTGGGTCGGCAGTTGCAACAACTGTTGATCGACGCTGCTCAACGCGGGGTGCGGGTAAAAATGCTGGTCGACGGCTACGGCACCGCAGACCTGAGTTACGACTACCTCAAAGCGTTGAGCGATGCCGGCGTGCATTTGCAGGCTTTCGATCCCCGACCCAAGCGCCTGGGGATGCGTACCAATCTCTTTCGCCGATTACACCGCAAGATCCTGGTGATCGATGGCGAAGTCGGCTTTGTCGGCGGCATCAATTACAGCGCCGATCACCTCGACGACTTTGGCCCCATGGCCAAACAGGACTATGCCGTACAGGTGCGCGGGCCGATCGTTTCCGATCTGCGTAATTCGACTCTCACCCTCCTCGACGAATCCGCCAGGCTGCACCCACGCAGCCGCCGTTGGTGGCAACGTGCACTGCCGCTAGCGGCCGACAGCGATCAGGCCAGCATGATCCTGTGCATTCGAGACAACCAGGATCACCCCAATGACATTGAACGGCACTACCTCAAGGCGCTGGAGTGCGCCAAAGAGCGAATCATTATTGCCAACGCCTATTTTTTCCCCGGCTATCGGTTACTGCGCACCCTGCGCAACGCCGCGCGCCGTGGCGTAAAAGTGACCTTGATACTGCAGGGTATGCCGGACATGCCGCTGGTACGCCTGTGTTCGCGCTTGCTCTACAACTATCTGTTACGTGACGGTGTGCAGATCTTCGAATATTGCGAGCGCCCCCTGCACGGCAAGGTGGCCTTGGTTGACCGCCACTGGTCGACCGTGGGCTCAAGCAATCTGGATCCCTTGAGCCTGTCATTGAATCTGGAAGCCAATCTGGTGATCCACGACACCGCACTCAACGAGCGCTTGCACGAGCACCTGCAAGAGCTGAGCGACCAGCGCTGCAAGTCTGTGAACCTGCAACGCGTGCTGCGCGGCTACTGGTGGCGTGCGCCGCTGATATTTCTCAGCTTTCACTTCATTCGTCATTTCCCAGCCATTGTCGGCTGGCTTCCTGCCCATGTTCCGCGCCTGCAGCCGCTGCTGCGTGACCATCCGTCCACAGGCAAGACCATATGA
- a CDS encoding RNA polymerase sigma factor yields MASTENDLLRALALHYDDLVEHIRRRFANQHFARDVVHDVCLQILEKPPLTGIKLPIAFLRRATVNRAIDRRRAESTRTLYVQSQIGLAEQHCDNVDGAMALEFEQRLRALLAVVESMPARQRQVFLLHRIHGMAQLDIARELEISLNMVAQHFMKAMRTLEQRWRPQL; encoded by the coding sequence ATGGCTTCGACCGAAAACGATCTGCTGCGGGCCTTGGCCCTGCACTATGACGATCTGGTCGAACATATTCGCCGTCGTTTTGCCAATCAGCACTTCGCCCGTGACGTTGTTCACGATGTCTGCTTGCAGATTCTGGAGAAGCCGCCCCTCACTGGGATAAAACTGCCCATCGCGTTTTTGCGCCGGGCCACGGTCAACCGAGCCATCGACCGGCGGCGCGCCGAAAGCACCCGCACGCTTTATGTGCAGAGCCAGATAGGCCTGGCCGAGCAGCATTGCGATAACGTCGACGGCGCCATGGCTCTGGAATTTGAACAACGGCTACGGGCATTGCTGGCCGTGGTTGAGTCGATGCCTGCACGTCAACGCCAGGTGTTTCTGTTGCATCGTATCCACGGTATGGCACAGTTAGACATCGCCCGTGAGCTGGAAATCTCATTGAATATGGTTGCCCAGCACTTCATGAAGGCCATGCGCACTCTTGAGCAACGCTGGCGACCGCAGCTATGA
- a CDS encoding lysylphosphatidylglycerol synthase domain-containing protein, translated as MTTSSNHWRRARQLLTLAFFILVPVLLYTLLKNLDWQEVRHALASYRWQTLALAGLISACSFALFSCYDLVGRRYTGHDLPARQVLPLAFVCYAFNLNLSAWVGAIALRYRLYTRLGLSVATITRILSLGLLTNWLGYFFLAGTLFLCGFPGLPAGFEIGSTGLRLIGLLLLLAALAYLAACRFSRRRTFRIRDHRITLPSLPMAALQLVMGASNWALMALVVFSLLPDKVGYPTILAVLMISSIAGVITHIPAGLGVLETVFLTLLQATYGKGTLLAALIGYRVVYFLLPLLVAGLVYLLLERLASQRTSESRSGSAG; from the coding sequence ATGACCACATCCTCCAACCATTGGCGTCGAGCCCGGCAATTACTCACACTGGCTTTCTTCATCCTCGTGCCTGTACTGCTGTACACCTTGTTGAAGAACCTGGATTGGCAGGAGGTACGCCATGCACTTGCGTCATACCGCTGGCAGACTTTGGCCCTGGCCGGGCTGATCAGTGCCTGCAGCTTTGCCCTATTCAGCTGTTACGATCTGGTCGGGCGGCGCTATACCGGCCATGACCTCCCCGCACGCCAGGTCCTGCCATTGGCGTTTGTCTGCTATGCCTTCAACCTCAACCTGAGTGCATGGGTCGGTGCTATTGCCCTCCGGTATCGGCTTTACACGCGCCTGGGACTGTCCGTGGCGACCATCACCCGAATCCTCAGTCTGGGCTTGCTGACCAATTGGCTAGGTTACTTTTTTTTGGCAGGAACATTGTTCCTCTGTGGCTTCCCAGGGTTACCGGCGGGGTTCGAGATCGGCAGCACTGGCCTGCGCCTGATCGGTCTGCTGTTGCTGCTGGCGGCGCTGGCATACCTGGCGGCCTGTCGCTTTTCGCGCCGCCGGACCTTTCGTATTCGTGACCACCGAATCACCTTGCCAAGCTTGCCCATGGCAGCGCTGCAGTTGGTAATGGGCGCCAGCAACTGGGCGCTGATGGCGCTGGTCGTGTTCAGCCTGCTACCCGACAAGGTCGGTTACCCGACGATTCTGGCGGTGTTGATGATCAGCAGTATCGCAGGCGTCATCACCCATATTCCGGCAGGCCTGGGGGTACTGGAGACGGTATTCCTGACCCTGCTGCAGGCAACCTACGGCAAAGGTACGTTGCTCGCGGCCTTGATCGGCTACCGGGTGGTGTACTTTCTGCTGCCGTTGCTGGTTGCCGGCCTGGTCTATTTACTGCTTGAGCGCCTGGCCAGTCAACGAACCAGCGAGTCCAGATCAGGCAGCGCCGGCTAA
- a CDS encoding HEAT repeat domain-containing protein: MSKQRQYTFISLTLIIILGLGGYLWRDNSPAPAPALKHSYAKSLAMAHNGQPGAARVLYQQLARTDLSAIRRAGLYQELPNYPSPLALKLATRDLQHDDPLVRRAAIASIGEMLPDAQRSLVLGPLLDDEEQRVRFAVVDALLGLGPDDIGLYFGPLQHALEQYQQVLAQQTDDPAAQLHLARLYLHENSFKEAAAALEQTLKLDPENLEALAVQVQLLERQGRTDASRQVLATALQQRPDSAFLQHELGKWLLRHGQDEYALLAFARALELDPDNNAYRYTLATSLHQLEQVEPAQKQLEALLSRDPANRKARVLLIEYWKETGQMQNVQVLLAQLEQLNPDDPLVQQGL, from the coding sequence ATGTCGAAGCAGCGTCAATACACCTTTATCAGCCTGACCCTGATTATCATCCTCGGTCTTGGCGGGTACCTTTGGCGCGATAACAGCCCGGCGCCAGCGCCGGCTCTAAAGCATTCCTATGCCAAATCCCTGGCCATGGCCCACAACGGCCAGCCGGGTGCAGCGCGGGTGCTATACCAACAGTTGGCACGCACCGATCTTTCCGCCATTCGCCGCGCAGGCTTGTACCAGGAACTGCCCAATTATCCTTCGCCGTTGGCACTGAAACTGGCCACTCGCGACCTGCAGCACGACGATCCGCTGGTACGCCGCGCCGCTATTGCGAGTATCGGCGAAATGTTGCCCGACGCTCAGCGCAGCCTGGTATTAGGCCCTTTGCTCGACGATGAAGAGCAACGAGTGCGCTTTGCCGTCGTCGATGCGCTGTTGGGCCTTGGTCCGGATGACATAGGTCTGTACTTCGGCCCCTTGCAGCACGCGCTCGAGCAGTACCAACAAGTGCTTGCGCAACAGACTGACGACCCGGCCGCTCAGTTGCACTTGGCCAGGCTCTATCTACACGAGAACAGCTTCAAGGAAGCCGCAGCAGCCTTGGAGCAAACGCTGAAACTTGACCCGGAAAACCTTGAGGCCTTGGCCGTGCAGGTGCAGTTGCTGGAACGCCAGGGTCGAACCGATGCCTCGCGCCAGGTCCTGGCAACGGCGCTGCAACAGCGACCCGACTCGGCCTTCCTGCAACATGAATTGGGCAAATGGCTACTGCGCCACGGTCAGGACGAATATGCTTTGCTGGCCTTTGCCCGAGCCCTGGAGCTTGATCCGGACAATAACGCCTACCGCTATACACTGGCCACCAGCCTGCACCAGCTGGAGCAAGTGGAACCGGCGCAGAAACAGCTCGAAGCGTTGCTGTCTCGGGACCCTGCCAATCGCAAAGCCAGGGTGCTGCTGATCGAGTACTGGAAAGAGACCGGGCAAATGCAGAATGTACAGGTGCTGCTGGCCCAGCTTGAACAGCTCAACCCCGACGACCCTCTGGTGCAACAAGGTTTGTAG
- the mexE gene encoding multidrug efflux RND transporter periplasmic adaptor subunit MexE: protein MEQSLKPLRYPLALLAVLVMSACGRTPEAVQAPAAAKVSVAKVLEQPINEWDEFTGRLEAPETVEVRPRVSGQIDQVAFTEGAQVKKGDLLFQIDPRPFQAEVRRLEAQLQQARATAARSDNEARRGERLRSSNAISAELAESRTSAAAEARAGVAAIQAQLDLARLNLSFTRVTAPISGQVSRAQFTAGNIVSADVTPLTSVVSTDKVYAYFDADERVYLKYTQLARDGQRGQSTPVYLGLSNEQGNPHLGQMNFVDNQVNPKTGTIRGRAVFDNADGQFTPGLYARLKLVGSATYSAVLINDEAVGTDLGKKFVLVMDKDNKAAYRAVELGPKLEGLRIVRSGLSKEDRIVVKGLQRVRPGSEVNPQDTPMASEATMAALAQQRQALQASIPGKSAASATVKIVSASAPRG, encoded by the coding sequence ATGGAACAGTCACTCAAACCTTTGCGTTACCCCTTGGCTCTACTTGCAGTATTGGTGATGAGTGCCTGCGGCCGTACCCCGGAAGCCGTTCAGGCACCGGCTGCGGCCAAGGTCAGCGTGGCCAAGGTATTGGAACAACCCATTAATGAGTGGGACGAGTTCACCGGACGCCTGGAAGCGCCCGAAACAGTAGAAGTGCGCCCGCGCGTCTCCGGCCAGATTGATCAGGTAGCGTTTACCGAAGGGGCCCAGGTCAAGAAAGGCGACTTGCTGTTCCAGATCGACCCACGGCCGTTCCAGGCCGAAGTCCGTCGCCTTGAAGCGCAGTTGCAGCAAGCCCGTGCCACCGCCGCTCGCAGTGACAACGAAGCGCGCCGTGGTGAGCGCCTGCGCAGCAGCAATGCAATTTCGGCAGAGCTGGCTGAATCACGCACCAGCGCCGCCGCCGAAGCCCGTGCTGGGGTTGCAGCCATCCAGGCGCAACTGGACCTGGCCCGCCTGAACCTGAGTTTTACCCGCGTGACCGCGCCAATCAGCGGCCAGGTCAGTCGCGCGCAGTTCACCGCGGGCAACATCGTCAGCGCCGATGTGACACCACTGACTAGCGTGGTTTCCACCGACAAGGTCTATGCCTACTTCGATGCCGACGAGCGCGTGTACCTCAAGTACACCCAGTTGGCCCGAGACGGTCAGCGCGGCCAGAGCACGCCGGTGTACCTGGGCCTTTCCAACGAGCAAGGCAACCCGCACCTGGGGCAGATGAACTTCGTCGACAACCAGGTTAACCCCAAGACTGGCACCATTCGCGGTCGTGCCGTGTTCGACAACGCCGATGGGCAATTCACCCCAGGCTTGTATGCACGTCTGAAACTGGTCGGCAGCGCGACCTACTCGGCGGTGTTGATCAATGACGAAGCCGTAGGCACCGACCTTGGCAAAAAATTCGTACTGGTCATGGACAAGGACAACAAGGCCGCCTATCGCGCCGTTGAATTGGGGCCCAAGCTCGAAGGCCTGCGCATCGTGCGCAGTGGCTTGAGCAAGGAAGACCGCATTGTGGTCAAGGGCCTGCAACGCGTGCGTCCTGGCTCAGAGGTCAATCCTCAGGACACACCGATGGCCAGCGAGGCGACCATGGCCGCCCTCGCCCAGCAACGCCAGGCTCTTCAAGCTAGCATCCCAGGCAAGTCTGCCGCCTCTGCAACTGTGAAAATCGTCAGTGCCTCGGCACCGCGCGGTTAA
- a CDS encoding efflux RND transporter permease subunit, with protein sequence MNFSKFFITRPIFAAVLSLLILIAGSISLFQLPISEYPEVVPPTVVVRANFPGANPKVIGDTVAAPLEQAITGVENMLYMSSQSTADGKLTLTITFALGTDLDNAQVQVQNRVTRTQPKLPEEVTRIGITVDKASPDLTMVVHLTSPDNRYDMLYLSNYAILNIKDELARLGGVGDVQLFGMGDYSLRVWLDPNKTASRNLTASDVVAAIREQNRQVAAGQLGAPPAPGSTSFQLSVNTQGRLVNEEEFENIIIRSGADGEITRLKDIARVELGSSQYALRSLLNNQPAVAIPIFQRPGSNAIDISDEVRSKMAELKKDFPEGMDYSIVYDPTVFVRGSIEAVVHTLFEALVLVVLVVILFLQTWRASIIPLVAVPVSLIGTFAVMHLFGFSLNALSLFGLVLAIGIVVDDAIVVVENVERNIGLGLKPLEATQKAMGEVTGPIIATALVLCAVFVPAAFISGLTGQFYKQFALTIAISTVISAFNSLTLSPALAAVLLKEHHAPKDRFSRMLERLLGGWLFNPFNRFFDRASHSYVGAVGRVIRSSGIALFVYGGLIVMTWLGFSSTPTGFVPAQDKQYLVAFAQLPDAASLDRTEAVIKKMSEIALKQPGVADSVAFPGLSINGFTNSPNSGIVFTPLKPFDERKDPSQSAAAIAASLNAQFADIEDAYIAIFPPPPVQGLGTIGGFRLQVEDRGNLGYEALYKEVQNVIAKSHNVPELAGLFTSYQVNVPQVDAAIDREKAKTHGVAISDIFDTLQIYLGSLYANDFNRFGRTYQVNVQAEQQFRLEAEQIGQLKVRNNQGEMIPLATFIKVSDTSGPDRVMHYNGFITAEINGGAAPGYSSGQAEKAIEKLLKEELPNGMTYEWTELTYQQILSGNTALFVFPLCVLLAFLVLAAQYESWSLPLAVILIVPMTLLSAITGVILSGGDNNIFTQIGLIVLVGLACKNAILIVEFAKDKQAEGLDPLAAVLEACRLRLRPILMTSIAFIMGVVPLVFSSGAGAEMRHAMGVAVFSGMIGVTFFGLLLTPVFFVLIRRYVERSQARKAAHALKLESHA encoded by the coding sequence ATGAATTTTTCCAAGTTTTTCATTACCCGTCCGATTTTCGCCGCGGTGCTGTCGCTATTGATCCTGATTGCCGGCAGCATCTCGCTGTTCCAACTGCCGATCAGCGAATACCCCGAAGTGGTTCCACCGACCGTGGTGGTGCGCGCCAATTTCCCCGGTGCCAACCCGAAAGTAATCGGTGACACCGTTGCTGCGCCCTTGGAGCAGGCGATCACCGGGGTAGAGAACATGTTGTATATGTCCTCGCAGTCCACCGCCGATGGCAAGCTGACCCTGACCATTACGTTCGCCCTGGGCACCGATCTGGACAATGCCCAGGTTCAGGTCCAGAACCGTGTTACCCGCACCCAGCCCAAGCTGCCCGAGGAAGTGACCCGCATCGGCATTACCGTCGACAAGGCATCGCCCGACCTGACCATGGTTGTGCACCTGACCTCGCCGGACAACCGCTACGACATGCTTTACCTGTCCAACTACGCCATCCTTAATATCAAGGACGAACTGGCGCGCCTGGGCGGTGTCGGTGACGTGCAACTGTTCGGTATGGGCGACTACTCCCTGCGGGTGTGGCTGGACCCGAACAAGACCGCCTCACGCAACCTGACTGCCAGCGACGTGGTTGCTGCGATTCGCGAGCAGAACCGTCAGGTGGCCGCTGGCCAACTCGGCGCGCCGCCTGCGCCTGGCAGCACCAGCTTCCAGCTCTCGGTCAACACTCAGGGCCGCTTGGTCAACGAAGAAGAGTTCGAGAACATCATCATCCGCTCGGGTGCCGATGGTGAAATCACCCGTCTCAAGGACATCGCGCGCGTCGAGCTGGGCTCAAGCCAGTATGCACTGCGTTCATTGCTCAACAACCAACCGGCGGTAGCCATCCCGATCTTCCAGCGCCCGGGCTCCAACGCTATCGATATCTCCGATGAAGTGCGGTCGAAAATGGCCGAACTGAAGAAAGACTTCCCTGAGGGCATGGACTACAGCATCGTCTACGACCCTACTGTGTTCGTACGCGGCTCTATCGAAGCGGTGGTGCATACACTGTTCGAAGCCCTGGTGCTGGTCGTGCTGGTGGTGATTCTGTTCCTGCAAACCTGGCGCGCCTCGATCATTCCGCTGGTGGCAGTCCCGGTATCGTTGATCGGTACCTTTGCAGTCATGCATCTGTTCGGCTTCTCGCTCAACGCCCTGTCGCTGTTCGGTCTGGTGCTGGCAATCGGCATCGTGGTCGATGACGCCATCGTTGTGGTGGAAAACGTCGAGCGTAATATCGGCCTGGGCCTCAAACCCCTGGAGGCCACGCAAAAGGCCATGGGAGAAGTGACCGGGCCAATTATCGCCACGGCACTGGTACTGTGCGCGGTGTTCGTTCCTGCTGCGTTTATCTCGGGCCTTACCGGTCAGTTCTACAAGCAATTTGCACTGACCATTGCTATTTCTACCGTCATCTCGGCGTTCAACTCCCTGACCCTGTCGCCTGCATTGGCGGCGGTATTGCTCAAAGAACATCACGCGCCCAAGGACCGCTTTTCGCGGATGCTCGAGCGTTTGCTGGGCGGTTGGCTGTTCAACCCGTTCAACCGTTTCTTCGACCGTGCCAGCCACAGCTATGTCGGTGCAGTCGGCCGGGTTATCCGCAGCAGCGGCATTGCCCTGTTCGTCTACGGCGGCCTGATTGTCATGACTTGGCTGGGCTTCTCCTCTACGCCGACCGGCTTTGTACCGGCGCAGGACAAACAGTACCTGGTGGCCTTCGCGCAACTACCGGACGCGGCCAGCCTCGATCGTACCGAAGCTGTGATCAAGAAGATGAGCGAGATCGCCCTCAAGCAACCTGGCGTTGCCGACTCGGTGGCGTTCCCGGGCCTGTCGATCAACGGTTTTACCAACAGCCCGAACAGCGGCATCGTCTTCACTCCGCTCAAGCCATTTGATGAACGCAAGGATCCTAGCCAGTCGGCCGCCGCCATTGCTGCTTCGCTGAACGCGCAATTTGCCGATATCGAAGATGCCTATATCGCGATTTTCCCACCGCCACCGGTACAGGGGTTGGGCACCATTGGCGGTTTCCGCCTGCAAGTTGAAGACCGTGGCAACCTTGGATACGAAGCACTGTACAAGGAAGTACAGAATGTTATCGCCAAGAGCCACAACGTGCCGGAGTTGGCGGGACTGTTCACCAGCTACCAGGTCAACGTGCCCCAGGTCGACGCTGCCATCGACCGTGAAAAGGCCAAGACCCACGGTGTAGCCATCAGCGATATTTTCGATACGCTGCAGATCTACCTGGGTTCGCTGTATGCCAACGACTTCAACCGCTTTGGCCGCACCTATCAGGTCAACGTTCAGGCTGAGCAACAGTTCCGTCTGGAAGCCGAGCAGATCGGCCAATTGAAGGTACGTAACAACCAGGGTGAAATGATCCCGCTGGCGACCTTTATCAAGGTCAGCGATACCTCCGGGCCAGACCGCGTCATGCACTACAACGGCTTCATTACCGCCGAAATCAACGGTGGTGCAGCCCCTGGCTACAGCTCCGGTCAAGCGGAAAAGGCCATCGAAAAGCTGCTCAAGGAAGAATTGCCCAATGGCATGACCTACGAATGGACCGAGCTGACCTACCAGCAGATACTTTCTGGTAACACCGCGCTGTTCGTCTTCCCGCTCTGCGTATTGCTGGCCTTCCTGGTACTGGCGGCCCAATACGAAAGCTGGAGCCTGCCACTGGCGGTGATTCTGATTGTGCCAATGACCCTGCTGTCGGCGATTACCGGAGTGATTCTTTCCGGTGGCGACAACAACATCTTTACCCAGATCGGCTTGATTGTACTGGTGGGGCTTGCATGCAAGAACGCCATCCTGATTGTCGAGTTTGCCAAGGACAAACAGGCTGAAGGTCTCGATCCGTTGGCCGCTGTACTGGAAGCCTGCCGCCTGCGTCTGCGGCCGATTCTGATGACCTCGATCGCCTTCATCATGGGTGTAGTACCGCTGGTGTTCTCCTCCGGTGCCGGTGCGGAGATGCGCCATGCCATGGGTGTAGCGGTGTTCTCCGGAATGATCGGGGTGACCTTCTTCGGGCTGCTACTGACGCCAGTGTTCTTTGTTCTGATCCGCCGTTACGTTGAACGCAGCCAGGCTCGCAAAGCCGCCCATGCGCTGAAGCTGGAGAGCCATGCATGA
- a CDS encoding endonuclease/exonuclease/phosphatase family protein, which translates to MAKAPAVDHVRILTVNAHKGFSPLNRHYVLPELREAVRSEDADLVFLQEVLGSHRHHGRRHPNWSEVPQYEFLADSLWPVFAYGRNAVYPDGEHGNALLSKYPIVRHENLDISIKGSEQRGLLHSILALPEAIELHAICVHLGLDERQRRQQIQLLCRLLESLPSNAPVIVAGDFNDWRCRADAQLAGCGLHEVFTEAHGKPARSFPARWPLLCLDRIYLRNARAHRPKVMSRKPWTHLSDHLPLAVEVRW; encoded by the coding sequence CTGGCCAAGGCACCTGCAGTGGATCATGTGCGGATTTTAACCGTCAACGCGCACAAGGGTTTCAGCCCGCTCAATCGTCATTATGTACTGCCCGAACTGCGCGAAGCAGTGCGCAGCGAAGATGCTGACCTGGTGTTTCTCCAAGAGGTTCTCGGTAGCCATCGCCATCACGGCCGACGCCACCCGAATTGGTCAGAGGTGCCGCAATACGAGTTTCTCGCCGACTCACTCTGGCCGGTGTTCGCGTATGGCCGCAATGCGGTGTACCCCGATGGCGAGCACGGCAACGCTCTGCTCTCTAAGTACCCCATTGTTCGCCATGAAAATCTCGATATCAGCATCAAAGGCAGCGAACAGCGGGGCTTGCTGCATTCGATCCTGGCCTTGCCAGAGGCTATAGAGCTGCACGCCATCTGTGTGCACCTGGGTCTGGATGAACGCCAACGTCGCCAACAGATACAACTGCTGTGCCGGCTGCTCGAAAGCCTGCCAAGCAACGCCCCGGTCATCGTTGCGGGCGATTTCAACGACTGGCGTTGCCGCGCGGATGCGCAACTGGCCGGATGTGGGCTGCACGAGGTGTTCACCGAGGCCCACGGCAAACCGGCGCGCAGCTTTCCCGCACGCTGGCCATTGCTGTGCCTTGATCGTATCTACTTGCGCAACGCCCGGGCCCATCGACCTAAAGTCATGTCGCGCAAGCCCTGGACACATTTGTCCGATCACTTGCCCCTGGCTGTGGAGGTGCGTTGGTGA
- a CDS encoding efflux transporter outer membrane subunit — MNTLKLWMPSLLVLALAACAVGPDYKAPATATAQLSAANEANAKSAFDPSRFESVWWKQFDDPVLNQLVSQSLQGNRELRIAFARLKAARAIRDDVSNDALPTVTSRASSDLGKGQIPGQSEDRVNSERYDLGLDMAWELDLFGRIQRQLEASEAQQDAAKADLQQLQVSLIAELVDAYGQLRGAQLREKIALANLKTQQDSRGITETLRDAGVGNDLDVVRADARLAEVEASVPQLQAEQVRARNRIATLLGQRPDALAIDLSPAQLPAIAKALPVGDPGELLKRRPDIRSAERQLAAATANIGVATADLFPRVSLSGFLGFTAARGSQLGSSAAQAWALGPSITWAAFDLGSVRARLRGANAEAEGALANYEQQVLLALEESENAFSDYSKRQQRLLALLRQSEASRKAADLASIRYREGTVDYLVLLDAERERLSAEDAQAQGEVDLYRGIVAIYKALGGGWQTENVAAIN; from the coding sequence ATGAACACCTTGAAACTATGGATGCCCAGCTTGCTGGTGCTGGCCCTGGCCGCCTGTGCGGTCGGCCCTGACTACAAGGCACCAGCCACTGCAACAGCGCAACTGAGCGCCGCCAATGAAGCCAATGCCAAAAGCGCATTCGACCCCAGCCGTTTTGAAAGCGTCTGGTGGAAGCAATTCGACGATCCGGTGCTCAACCAGTTGGTCAGTCAGTCGCTGCAAGGCAACCGTGAATTGCGTATAGCATTCGCTCGCCTCAAGGCCGCACGGGCAATTCGTGACGATGTCAGCAACGACGCCCTGCCAACGGTGACCAGTCGCGCCAGCAGCGACCTGGGCAAAGGGCAGATTCCAGGGCAGAGCGAGGACCGAGTCAACAGCGAACGCTACGACCTCGGCCTGGACATGGCCTGGGAACTGGATCTGTTTGGCCGTATCCAGCGCCAACTCGAAGCCAGTGAGGCGCAGCAGGACGCCGCGAAAGCCGATCTGCAACAGCTGCAAGTGAGCCTGATTGCCGAGCTGGTCGATGCCTACGGCCAACTGCGTGGTGCGCAGTTGCGCGAGAAAATCGCCCTGGCCAACCTCAAGACCCAGCAAGACTCGCGTGGCATTACTGAAACACTGCGCGATGCCGGGGTTGGCAACGACCTGGATGTGGTCCGTGCCGATGCGCGCCTGGCAGAGGTCGAGGCCAGCGTTCCGCAGTTGCAAGCGGAGCAAGTACGCGCACGCAACCGCATTGCCACCTTGCTCGGGCAACGCCCCGATGCACTGGCTATCGACTTGTCGCCAGCCCAACTGCCAGCGATTGCCAAGGCCTTGCCGGTCGGCGACCCAGGTGAACTGCTCAAGCGTCGTCCGGATATCCGCAGTGCCGAACGGCAGTTGGCTGCAGCGACGGCGAACATTGGTGTGGCCACCGCCGACCTGTTCCCACGGGTCAGCCTCAGCGGTTTTCTCGGCTTTACTGCAGCACGCGGCTCGCAATTGGGGTCTTCGGCAGCACAAGCCTGGGCCCTGGGCCCGAGTATCACTTGGGCGGCGTTCGACCTGGGCAGCGTGCGCGCACGTCTGCGCGGCGCGAATGCCGAGGCTGAAGGTGCACTGGCCAATTATGAGCAGCAGGTCCTGCTGGCACTGGAAGAGTCGGAAAACGCCTTCAGTGACTACAGCAAGCGCCAACAACGCCTGCTCGCCCTGCTGCGCCAGAGCGAAGCCAGCCGCAAGGCTGCTGACCTCGCCTCGATTCGTTACCGCGAAGGCACCGTGGACTATCTGGTCCTGCTCGATGCCGAACGTGAACGCCTGAGCGCTGAAGACGCCCAGGCCCAGGGTGAAGTCGACCTGTACCGGGGCATCGTTGCCATCTACAAAGCCCTGGGTGGCGGCTGGCAGACCGAGAACGTCGCTGCGATCAACTGA